Within Cellulophaga sp. L1A9, the genomic segment ACCAAGCTACTTTTTCAAGAGAATCATCTTTTAATCGAGCATTAAGTTCGTCTAGGGTTTTAGGAGGAGATACAATAACTTTGTCTCCTCTTTTCCAATCTAGTGGCATGGCTACTTTGTACTCATCGGAAGTTTGTAAGGCATCAAGCGCGCGAAGTATTTCATCCATATTTCTACCAACGTTTAGTGGGTAATACATTACCAAACGTATTTTTTTCTTTGGATCAATAAAAAAGACGGCTCTAACTGCTGCAGTTTCGCTTTCATTGGGTTGTAACATGCCATATAATTTAGACACCTTCATGTCAATATCAGCTATGATTGGAAAATCAAAATATACTCCGGTAGTTTCTCGTACATTTTGAACCCACCCTAAATGTGCATGAATGCTATCAATACTTAATCCTAATAATTCCGTGTTAAGAGCGTCAAATTCGCCTTTTCGGGTTGCAAAACCACTCATCTCAGTGGTACACACCGGAGTAAAATCTGCCGGATGTGAAAACATTACAATCCATTTGTCTTTAGCAAAATCTGACATTTTGATTTTACCTTTAGTGGTTACTGCTTCAAAATCAGGAGCTATATCTCCTATTCTTGGCATTGAAACAACTTGTTCTGGCACTACATTTTCGTTATTCATATTATAGTTTTTATCTATTATTAAATATTATTCAATAAAATTAAACTATTACATTAATGCTGTCTGTAACCCGAGTTACATTAGAGGGGTTTTAACAGTTTTTAACAATTTTAAAATTTGCTGTCAATTGGATAATTTCATCAGGAATAGTGTTTATTACATTATTATAATTCATGGCGACTCTCCCTATTTTCATTCCATGAGTTTAAAGTGTTAAAGGTCATTTCTGCAATATTTTCAACGGCCTCAACGGTCATATAGCCTTGATGTGGGGTGAGTAATACATTTGGTAAGCTCAGTAATTTTTTAAGCACTTTATCTTTTATTCCAATTTCCGAAAAGTCTTTAAAAAAAGTTCCCGCTTCTTTTTCATATACATCGGTGCAATAGCCAGCAATTTGTTTAATTTCAAGGGCCTCAATAATAGCTACAGTATTAACATGGGCGCCTCTAGCGGTATTTACGATAACTACATTTTTTTTCATTAAAGCCATTCGCTCTTTGTTAATGAGATAATAATTATCTTCCGTAAGGGGTATGTGCAAACTAATAATATCTGATTCAATGCACAATTGATCTAAGCCTACGTATTTTAGATTGTATTTGGTTTCTAAATCATAATTAGGGCTAATATCATAAGCAAGAATAGTACAACCATAACCATTCATGATACTGGCCATTGCCGAACCAATGCTTCCTGTACCAATTAAACCAACTTTTTTACCGTGTATATTAAATCCCATTAGGTGCTTCTGAAGAAAGTTGTAAGCTTTAACTTGAGTGCTTGCAGTGACAATTTTACGGTTTAAAGCTAGTAGTAGTGCACTTGCATGTTCGGCAATTGCATACGGAGAATAATCTGGAACATTGGCTACTTTAAAGCCATAATTCTTAGCGGCAGTTAAATGTACATTGTTATGCCCTGCAGAGCGCAATGCAATATATTTAACTCCTAAATCCCAAAGTTTTTCTAATACTAATGAGGAAGCATCATCTCCCGAAAATATTGAAATTGCTTGATATCCTACAGCTTTTAGTGCAGTTTCGCTGGTTAAAGCATCTTTAATAAAACTTATTTTTTGGTTTTTTGAGTTCGCTTCTTTGAGAAACGGAATTTCAAAATCTTTACTACTATAGAATAATATTTTCATGAGTGATTGTGATTACAAAATAATTTCTAGGGTATCATTTAATTTAGGAATAGTAACATTCCAGTGATATACATCTCTAATTTTTACTTTAAAAATATCTAAAGCACTAGGTTCTCCATGGATTAAGAATACATTTTCGGGTATGTTTTTTATCTCATTTAACCAATCTATTAACTCCCCTTGGTCTGCATGTGCGGATAAGCTTTCTAAATGATTTACAGAAGCTTTAACGGGATAGTACTTTCCATAAATCTTTAATTCATGAGCGCCATCTAATAATTGCCTGCCTCGGGTACCTTCTGCTTGGTAACCTACGATTAAAATAGAAGTAGATGTTTTGTCTATCATTTGTTTTAAATAGGTTAAAACACGCCCACCAGTTACCATACCACTTCCCGCAATAATTATTTTAGGTCTAGGGTTATCTATTGTTTTCCAAGTATCACTATACGATGTAATGATGTTGAAATGTGTACACATTGCATCATATTCTGCTGAAGATAATTTGTGCCATTCTGGAAATTCCTGAAATACAGACAACACATTATTTCCCATGGGGCTATCAATAAATATTGGGATATTCGGAATTTTATTCTTTTTGAATAATTGCCACAACGTGTACATTAAAGATTGTAAACGTTCTACAGCAAAAGAGGGGATAATTAAGTTTCCGCCATTCGTAATTGTCTTATGTACCAAATCAACTAGCATGCCTTCTACATCTTCTTTAGGATGTAACTTATTGCCATATGTACTTTCTAAAAACAAGTAATCTGCCCATTGTGGCTTTTCTGGTTTAGATAGTAAGACGTCGTGAATTCTTCCAACATCACCAGAAAACACAAATATTTTCCCTGAAATATCTAGTTCTATAAACGTTGCTCCAATAATATGTCCGTTATATCTAAATCTCAGTTTTATAGTATCAGAAAGCGGTAACCATTTGTCTTTTTCGGCGGACTCAAATTTCGAAATCGTGTTTTTGGCCTCATCTACAGTATAGAATGGTACTGCAGGATGATGCTTACTATACCCTTCTTCATTTGCTTTTGTGGCTTCTTCTTCCTGAATTTTGCCACTATCTAAGAGTATAATTTCTGTAATAGCTAATGTTGGAGCGGTACCAATAATTTTACCTCTAAAGCCTTCTTTCACTAATCGTGGTAAATATCCAGTATGGTCTAAATGCCCATGCGTAAGTAAAACAACATCGACTTTTGAAGCATCAATAGGTAAAGGTGCCCAGTTAATTTCGCGGAGTTCTTTTAATCCTTGAAACATTCCGCAATCTACCATAAGGTTTAGATCGGGAGTTTCTAAATAAAATTTAGAGCCTGTTACTGTACCTGATGCGCCAAGAAAATGAATTTTTAGAGTGTTCATAGCTTAAGGATTACAAAGTTGTTTAAGTTCATTAATTATACTTGCCTTTCTAGATTTGGATATGCCGAGATGATCAAATAAAAATTGTTCGTCCCATAATTGCCTGCAAAGAACGATGCCTCTATCTAAAAGAAACTGCTTCTCTTTATTGGATAATAATGTAGAAACCGTAATGGGATAGAGGTTTAAGCGATCTATGCGATCTTTTAAACCATCGTTTTTGGGAAAATCCCAACTAAGTAAATATAAGCCAACACAATTTCCATATGTAATCGCATCGCTTGTAAAACGGGTGTTGGTAACGACCCAACCTTTATCAAGTATATTGGTTTCAGCTGTTTTTGATTCCCAATGTGCTTTTACATCGATATAGCGCGATTGAATATAAAGCGGAATTTTCACATTGCAATTACGGCCTTCTTCAGAATGAAATTTGCATTCAATGATTGTAGACATTTTGTTTTTCTCTGCTATTACATCTATTTCATGGGTAACGCAGATTCCGTTTAAAATTTTACTAACGGTAGTTTTATAGCCAGAATAGGTGAGAATAGCTGCGACAAATTGCTCAAAAGGAAAACCAGTAGGGCCTAATTCATAAATGGCCTTTTTTAGTTTGTATTTAGAGGCAAAAACAGATTTGTTCTTTTTTAAAAGGGCAAAAGCGCGATTATAGATTTCATGGGTAGAAATACCGTCATAAAGTTCGTCTTTTACTTTAGCAACAATTTCTTCAACGACGTTATGACTAGCACCACTATATTTTAATGAATTACGTAATTTATCTAAGGAAAACAGTGCTTTTTCCCCTGAAGATTTAGTGACTTCAATTGCTAAGTTACGTTCCATTTTATTTTTTTAGTTGCACATCTACTTCGGGTATTTTAAGTAATTGAAGCGTAGTAGAGGCAAAGGTTACTGTACCATTTGTTGCCTTAATTTCTTTTTGGATTGCTTCAAACAGTTCATTCTTAGTTGCACGTCTGCGTTTATAATCAGTAATGTATCGCAGGTTTATAGCAATCCAATTATCCGTTAAATTAATCGCTATGGAAGGTTCTAATTTAGAATCTTCAATATAATAATGCTTTACCATTTGTTTCCATTTGGTAATGGAGTTTTGGGTGTATTCTGATAAGAATATAGTAGCCTGTTTCTGGATAATACTTTTTGCAATATCTAAATCAGATTCGTAGGTAATTAGAATATTCAATTCATCCCAAACAAAAGGAAAATCCATGGAGTAATTCTTAATAGGACCTTTGAAAACAAAGGCATTACTTATTTTTACAATTCTACCAGAATAATTATCACTACTCACCCATTCGCCTATTTCCATCAACGTGGTGTAAATACTGTCAATATCTATTACGTCACCTTTTATTCCGTTAATTTCAATACGATCACCAGGCTTGTAAATACGGACAAAGAAAATATAAAAGGATCCCGCAATACTTAAAATTAGTTCCTGAAGTGTAAAAGTGATACCTGCCGTAAAGAGTCCAATAATAACCGTGTAATCTTCTAAATTTTTTACTGTAAAAGATAAAATAACAAGAAATATAATAAGGGCATACCCAATAATTTCAATCCCCTTTTGTGCTTTATAACGAATGGATATATCTGCTATTCTTTTCTTTAATAGTTTTCTAAAAAAACCAATTAGCGCTAGAATTACAGATATCCAAATTAATAATTTGCCTATTTTAATAACTGTTGGGTGCTCTAATAAGGCATTTATAGTATCCATATAGTTTCTTAAATTGAACTTTTTTTAGGATTAAAGGTTAATGAAGTGCTAGAATGGGAGTCCTAGCATCATAACCAATTTCTTTCACTAGTGGTTTTGAAAAAATACTGCTAAAGAAAAAATGTCTTCGATTTATAAACGCAATCATATCACTATCTCTACTCTCCATAAATGTGGTAATACCTTTAGCAATACTTATATCAGAAAGTGTATGAAAACTACATGCTATTGTACTAAAAATATCTTTTAATAACATTTTGTTTTCTTGCTGAATTTTTGATAATTCATCTTCTTTACTAATATGTAATACGCATACAGATGCACCATGCATCTTAACAATTTCGATAAGATAGTTTAGTTCTTTACGTTTATAATTAGTTTTAAAATCGGTAGGAAAAACTATTTCCTTTAGGGACATAAACCGAACATCTTCAGGAACAGCTAATACAGGACAAACAGTAATTTTTTCCATCGCCTTTACCGTATTACTGCCAAAAATGACCCCTTTGGTACTTGTAGCACCCTGAGTACCCATAACCACTAAATTAATATCTTTGGCAGCAATAACACTTTTCATAGCCTCAGACAAAAAATTTAGACTTGAAATAGTATGATAGGTATGTTTTGGATTGTCAGCATGAAGTTTTAAAATATCTAAAAGCTTACGAAATGATTCTTCGGATTTTTCTTTTGTAGTATCGTAAGCCTCACTGCCAGGTTCTGGGAGCGTTAAATCATCTGTTGTGTAACCCTCTAGATTAAATACATGAAGAAAATAAAAATCACAATTGAGCTTGGCATATAAATCCAAAGCATAGCGTGTAGCATTTAATGCATTTTTCGAAAAATCTGTGGGGATTAATATTCGCTTATTCATGATGTTCTTTTTTTAGTTTGCTACGTAAATTTAGTTGGAGTAAAGCAATTCATCTATGACCATTGTCATTCCTTATTCGGAAGAATTAGAAAGGGGATGTTTGCATACATACTCACATCTTTTATTACAGGTTCCCGCATTAACTTTTCAAGAAAACTTCTCTTTTGATGTACCATACACAACAGGTCTATTTCCCTTTCTGTTATAAATTCATTGATTACTTGTGCTTTTTCATTAAAATCTTTCATAGTAGCGAAAGAGTGTGGATAGTCTTTTAAGTAATTATCTAGTAACTTATATTTAAGTTTTTGCTCGGCATCTAAATTTGCTTCTTCAAAAATATGCATCACTCGTATTGCCGCATTTGTTTGCTTTGCAATTAAAAGTATAGGTGCAATATTATTTAGGGAACACCCTTGTTTAAAATCGGTTACAAAAGCAATTTCTTTTGGAGCTTTGTAGTCTATTTGTTTGGGGATGACAAGCACAGGACAAGTTTTAATGGCATTAATGATTTGAACCGTATTACTGCCAAAAAATAATTCTTTAGCGCCAGTTTCGCCTCTACTGCCCATAACCACTAAATCTATATCATATTCTTTACTCGTGTTTTCTATGTTTTTAGTTAAGTTACCTTCTTTAGATAAGGCAATATAGGTATGCTTTGTGTTTTCTGTATCTAAAGTTATTTTATGAATAAACTTTTCTAACCTTTCTATAGATTGATCTTCAATCTCTTTTAATTCATTTTTATTTGATAAGAAGGGAGCCCTTTTATTTTCCAGGGGAGTCATCTCATCATACACGTTTAGAATGTAAAAAGTACAAGGCTCTTCTTTGAGTAATTTTGCACAATAAAATAAAGCACAATACGCATCATTTGAAAAATCGGTGGCTACTAAGATAGATTTCATTTCTCTTTTTTTATAATTGTGGAATTACCATTAAAGGCACATTAACATGAAATCCTATTTTTTTAATAATAGGCTCCATAAATAGACGCTCAAAAAATGTATGCTTGTTTTGAATCATGACAATTAGATTAATTTCCTTTTTCAATTGAAAATCATTTACAGCTGCAATAATTTCATTGTCTGGTACATCATGGAAAGTTGCATAATTAACCAGTAGTTTGTCTAATTGCTTTTTGTGTTCTTTTTGTACGATATCAAGTTCATTTCCGGTGCGCACATGCATAATATTAATTTGTGATTGATGATGTTTTGCAATTTGTAAAAGCCCTTCAATTTCTTTTTTAGGATAGGTTATTTCAAAATCTGTAGGGAATAGAATTTCTTTTGGTGCTGCGTATTCAAAAGAATCGGGTACCACGATCACAGGGCATTTGGTGCGTTTGATTATACTAACGGCATTGCTACCAAATAGAATTTCTTGGGCACCAGAGGCGCCTTTGGTGCCCATGACAACAAGATCAATTTTTTCAGCTGTTGTCATTTCAAGAACTTCATTCAAAAGTGTGTTAAAAACTGTATGCGTTTTTATAGTATGCTTAGGGTTAGGGTGTTCTGTTTCAATTTTTTCTTTTAATTCTTGTATTCTAGACACTGACGTTTCTCTCATAACATCACCTAAACCAATTAAGCCTGGGCTACCAATAAGGTATTCTGTTTGATAAACAGTGGGGTTGTAAGTATGTAAAAGATAAAAGGTGCATTTTATATCATTGTAAACTTTTAAA encodes:
- a CDS encoding universal stress protein; translated protein: MKKILLPTDFSENSYKAIEYALKVYNDIKCTFYLLHTYNPTVYQTEYLIGSPGLIGLGDVMRETSVSRIQELKEKIETEHPNPKHTIKTHTVFNTLLNEVLEMTTAEKIDLVVMGTKGASGAQEILFGSNAVSIIKRTKCPVIVVPDSFEYAAPKEILFPTDFEITYPKKEIEGLLQIAKHHQSQINIMHVRTGNELDIVQKEHKKQLDKLLVNYATFHDVPDNEIIAAVNDFQLKKEINLIVMIQNKHTFFERLFMEPIIKKIGFHVNVPLMVIPQL
- a CDS encoding universal stress protein, with translation MKSILVATDFSNDAYCALFYCAKLLKEEPCTFYILNVYDEMTPLENKRAPFLSNKNELKEIEDQSIERLEKFIHKITLDTENTKHTYIALSKEGNLTKNIENTSKEYDIDLVVMGSRGETGAKELFFGSNTVQIINAIKTCPVLVIPKQIDYKAPKEIAFVTDFKQGCSLNNIAPILLIAKQTNAAIRVMHIFEEANLDAEQKLKYKLLDNYLKDYPHSFATMKDFNEKAQVINEFITEREIDLLCMVHQKRSFLEKLMREPVIKDVSMYANIPFLILPNKE
- a CDS encoding MBL fold metallo-hydrolase RNA specificity domain-containing protein, whose protein sequence is MNTLKIHFLGASGTVTGSKFYLETPDLNLMVDCGMFQGLKELREINWAPLPIDASKVDVVLLTHGHLDHTGYLPRLVKEGFRGKIIGTAPTLAITEIILLDSGKIQEEEATKANEEGYSKHHPAVPFYTVDEAKNTISKFESAEKDKWLPLSDTIKLRFRYNGHIIGATFIELDISGKIFVFSGDVGRIHDVLLSKPEKPQWADYLFLESTYGNKLHPKEDVEGMLVDLVHKTITNGGNLIIPSFAVERLQSLMYTLWQLFKKNKIPNIPIFIDSPMGNNVLSVFQEFPEWHKLSSAEYDAMCTHFNIITSYSDTWKTIDNPRPKIIIAGSGMVTGGRVLTYLKQMIDKTSTSILIVGYQAEGTRGRQLLDGAHELKIYGKYYPVKASVNHLESLSAHADQGELIDWLNEIKNIPENVFLIHGEPSALDIFKVKIRDVYHWNVTIPKLNDTLEIIL
- a CDS encoding peroxiredoxin, with product MNNENVVPEQVVSMPRIGDIAPDFEAVTTKGKIKMSDFAKDKWIVMFSHPADFTPVCTTEMSGFATRKGEFDALNTELLGLSIDSIHAHLGWVQNVRETTGVYFDFPIIADIDMKVSKLYGMLQPNESETAAVRAVFFIDPKKKIRLVMYYPLNVGRNMDEILRALDALQTSDEYKVAMPLDWKRGDKVIVSPPKTLDELNARLKDDSLEKVAWYLAKKTI
- a CDS encoding mechanosensitive ion channel family protein, which encodes MDTINALLEHPTVIKIGKLLIWISVILALIGFFRKLLKKRIADISIRYKAQKGIEIIGYALIIFLVILSFTVKNLEDYTVIIGLFTAGITFTLQELILSIAGSFYIFFVRIYKPGDRIEINGIKGDVIDIDSIYTTLMEIGEWVSSDNYSGRIVKISNAFVFKGPIKNYSMDFPFVWDELNILITYESDLDIAKSIIQKQATIFLSEYTQNSITKWKQMVKHYYIEDSKLEPSIAINLTDNWIAINLRYITDYKRRRATKNELFEAIQKEIKATNGTVTFASTTLQLLKIPEVDVQLKK
- a CDS encoding ATP cone domain-containing protein; protein product: MERNLAIEVTKSSGEKALFSLDKLRNSLKYSGASHNVVEEIVAKVKDELYDGISTHEIYNRAFALLKKNKSVFASKYKLKKAIYELGPTGFPFEQFVAAILTYSGYKTTVSKILNGICVTHEIDVIAEKNKMSTIIECKFHSEEGRNCNVKIPLYIQSRYIDVKAHWESKTAETNILDKGWVVTNTRFTSDAITYGNCVGLYLLSWDFPKNDGLKDRIDRLNLYPITVSTLLSNKEKQFLLDRGIVLCRQLWDEQFLFDHLGISKSRKASIINELKQLCNP
- a CDS encoding 2-hydroxyacid dehydrogenase yields the protein MKILFYSSKDFEIPFLKEANSKNQKISFIKDALTSETALKAVGYQAISIFSGDDASSLVLEKLWDLGVKYIALRSAGHNNVHLTAAKNYGFKVANVPDYSPYAIAEHASALLLALNRKIVTASTQVKAYNFLQKHLMGFNIHGKKVGLIGTGSIGSAMASIMNGYGCTILAYDISPNYDLETKYNLKYVGLDQLCIESDIISLHIPLTEDNYYLINKERMALMKKNVVIVNTARGAHVNTVAIIEALEIKQIAGYCTDVYEKEAGTFFKDFSEIGIKDKVLKKLLSLPNVLLTPHQGYMTVEAVENIAEMTFNTLNSWNENRESRHEL
- a CDS encoding universal stress protein; the encoded protein is MNKRILIPTDFSKNALNATRYALDLYAKLNCDFYFLHVFNLEGYTTDDLTLPEPGSEAYDTTKEKSEESFRKLLDILKLHADNPKHTYHTISSLNFLSEAMKSVIAAKDINLVVMGTQGATSTKGVIFGSNTVKAMEKITVCPVLAVPEDVRFMSLKEIVFPTDFKTNYKRKELNYLIEIVKMHGASVCVLHISKEDELSKIQQENKMLLKDIFSTIACSFHTLSDISIAKGITTFMESRDSDMIAFINRRHFFFSSIFSKPLVKEIGYDARTPILALH